The genomic DNA TCAGCAGCACGAACACCCCGAGCGACGCCACCAGCGCCTGCGCGCCGCCCGCACCGGCCCCGCCCGACTGCAGCACCGACAGCGGCCGGAAGACGAACCGCCCCATGAGCAGCCCGATGCCGGGCGCGACGACGAGCAGGCTGACGGCCGCCGCCGCCCACAGCGGCCAGTTCCAGCCGACGGCGAGCTGGCGCATGACGTACGCGGTGAACATCGCGACCGCGCCGTGCGCCAGGTTGAGCACGCCGGTGGCGCGGTACGTGACGACGACGCCGATGCCGGAGAGCGCCGCGGCGCTGCCCACCGCGAGCCCGGCGAGCGTCAGTTCGTACGTGAGGGACACCTCACGCCTCCGGCGCGGCGGCCGCCCCGGGGCCCGGCTCACAGACCGGGCACGGCGTCAACGCCCGCCCCTCGCCCCCGGCTTCCGCCGGATCCGGGACCGGTACGGCGCCGGGCTTGCCGTCGACGAGGGGGCAGCCGGGCCGGTGGTAGAGCGTCCCGCCGGGCACCGCCAGGTACGGGCCGGCCGCGCCCGGCTCCGCGAGAGCCGGCGCGGGTCCCGCGGAGGCGCCCGCGCCCTCCGCGTCCGCCGCCACCAGCAGCCCGTACAACTCCTCGACCCGCGCCGCCGCGAGCCCCTGGTCGCCGCGCGCCAGCAGCACCGCCCCGGCGACGATCAGCGCCGCCCCCGGGATCGTGCACGACGCCAGATACGGGATCTGCCGCTCGGCGAACCGCTCTCCCGACACCCCGTACCAGCCGACGGCGCACAGCACGGCCCCCGCGGCGAGCGCGGCCCAACTGCCCCACTGCAGGGCCATGGCCTTCAGCGAGTACCCGCGCGCCGGGCCGGTTTGCCGCATTCTGCCCCCTGTGCATCGCCGCCGCTTGCGATGCACTATGCCGTGTGTGGTTCTACTGCGCAGTAGAGCGGACGGAACGGCGGGACACTCGACGCATGACGACGTTCAGGGGTGAGGACGGATGACCCGAGGAGCACGCACGCGCAGCGCCGCGTGGCTGGCCGCGGCGGTACTGCTCACGGGGCTGGGCGCGGCCGGCTGCGGGGACGACGGCGGCGGCGCGGACACACCGGACAGGACGCCGAGCGCGCAGGCGTCGGAGAGCAGCCCGGCCGCGGAGGCGAGCGAGGGCGACGGCGCGGGCGGGGCGGACGGCGCGGAACCGGCCGATCCGGCGGCGGCGGAGAAGGAGATCGAGGAGAACTGGACGACGTTCTTCTCGCCGGACTCCGACGCCGACGCGAAGCTGGCGGTGCTGGAGGACGGCGAGGCGATGCGGCCGCTGATGACGGCGTTCTCCGACGACAAGCGCTGGAAGCAGGTCGGCGCCGAGGTCACGGGGGTGGAGTTCGACTCCGCGGAGGAGGCGGAGGTGACGTACGACATCGCGCTCAAGGGCGAGACGGTGGTGCCCGGTGCCACGGGCGTCTCGGTGCTGCAGGACGGCTCGTGGAAGGTGTCGAAGCGGGCCATCTGCACCCTGGTCGAGATGAGCGGATCACCGGGCCCCGGGTGCTGAGTCGAGGAGACCTGGTTGAGGAAACCGGGGTGAGGAGGCCGGGTTGAGGAGGCCGGGTTGAGGAGGCCGGGGGGTGTCGCGCTGGCGGTGGCCGCGCTGGTGCTGCTGACCGCGGCATGCGGCAGCAGGGTGCCCGAGAGCGAGTTCACGGAGCGGCCCGCGGAGCGGGGCGGCGGCGCCGCACCGTCGGGTGAGGCGCGCGGGGAGCCGGTCAGGGTCGGCGTCATCGCCAGCGAGACGAGCCCGGTGGGCGACGCGTTCAGCGGGCCGCAGGACGGCGCGCTGGCGTACTTCGAGGCGCTGAACGCGCGCGGGGGCGTGGGCGGCCGCCCCGTCGAGGTCGTCACCTGCGACGACGGCGGCAGCGGCCTGGGCAACAGCGACTGCGTACGCGAACTGGTGCTGAAGGAGAAGGTGTTCGCGCTCGTCGCCACCACCTCGCTGAACTACGCCGGCGCCCCGCAGGTCAGCGACGCGGGCGTGCCGGACGTCGGCGGCCAGCCGATCGGGGCGGCGTACGAGACGTATCCGCACCTGTACGGCATCTACGGCAGCCGCGCCCCGCGCACCGGCAGCAAGCCCGGCTGGGACGGCGACCTGTACGGCGGCACCGAGGTCTACCGCTACTTCAAGCGGGAGCACGGCGCCCGCACCGCGGCGGTCGTCTCGTACAACCAGGCGGCCTCGGCCTCGTACGCCCGCAGCGTGACCAGCGGCCTGGAGGCCGAGGGCTACGACGTCGTCACCGAGCAGGTCGACTTCTCGCTGCCGAACTTCGACGCGGTCGCCGCCGACCTGCGCGCCCGCGGTGTCGACCTCGTCTTCGACGCCGTCGACACCGGCGGCAACGCCAAGCTGTGCCGGGCGCTCGACGAGGCCGGGGTGGAGCTGACCGCGAAGGTCACCAACGTGCAGAACTGGAACTCAAGCGTCCCGGAGGACTACGCGGACGCCGAGCGCTGCCGCAACTCCCTCTGGGTCACCGGCTCCAGCCGCAACTACGAGGACACGGGCGACCCGGCGGTCAAGGCGTTCCGCGACGGCATGGACCGCTACGCGGACACCGGCACCCGCTCCCAGTGGCAACTGGAGGGCTGGGCCGCCGCGATGTGGTTCGCGGACGCGGCGAAGT from Streptomyces sp. CMB-StM0423 includes the following:
- a CDS encoding ABC transporter substrate-binding protein; the encoded protein is MRRPGGVALAVAALVLLTAACGSRVPESEFTERPAERGGGAAPSGEARGEPVRVGVIASETSPVGDAFSGPQDGALAYFEALNARGGVGGRPVEVVTCDDGGSGLGNSDCVRELVLKEKVFALVATTSLNYAGAPQVSDAGVPDVGGQPIGAAYETYPHLYGIYGSRAPRTGSKPGWDGDLYGGTEVYRYFKREHGARTAAVVSYNQAASASYARSVTSGLEAEGYDVVTEQVDFSLPNFDAVAADLRARGVDLVFDAVDTGGNAKLCRALDEAGVELTAKVTNVQNWNSSVPEDYADAERCRNSLWVTGSSRNYEDTGDPAVKAFRDGMDRYADTGTRSQWQLEGWAAAMWFADAAKSCGEDLTRACVEDFMNRAEPYDAGGLLLPAQFEQVPEPPKTRPTCVSAARWQDDADGGAGGWVSQGEMTDNCFTVPQLPYRP